The Sphaeramia orbicularis chromosome 18, fSphaOr1.1, whole genome shotgun sequence genome contains a region encoding:
- the homezb gene encoding homeobox and leucine zipper encoding b codes for MRHKVDEFHSFRQSSSGSCQVASSDCTFTPTASIPNQNGRLCLPLLSETQKVTWVYSDQINLQLDGVVELDAAFDRFPYLTQKQTVALAKRCSLHPDQVKVWFMVQRLRYGISWDYKDILEMQRKLTLSRDKEEAHDRKKVADETRRDEKKEVKESGGKKGGKKKMMKDKVEKETTKQGNEKEWPASIQTQKNLSTGEKKGSKANKRSHSDMVLGSGPDPSKNPSPTSEITPGLKTVVSPVNSSAHRNTDIKSSAKTRSQLAVMRSVFCNSQYPDAVEYDHLALTTGLQHQVLVQWFNDTRYRIKKVKPHWMNEEQHSIALANIRCQQYLRALEKARMSEADIRHQTKTEEEKLS; via the exons ATGAGGCATAAGGTTGATGAATTCCACAGCTTCAGACAGAGCTCCTCTGGTTCTTGTCAAGTGGCATCATCAGATTGTACCTTTACTCCCACGGCTTCCATCCCCAACCAGAATGGGAGATTGTGTCTCCCCCTTCTGTCAGAAACCCAGAAGGTTACATGGGTCTACTCAGACCAGATTAACCTACAGCTGGATGGTGTGGTAGAGCTGGATGCGGCCTTCGACAGGTTTCCATATCTGACCCAGAAACAGACGGTTGCACTGGCAAAGCGCTGCTCCCTGCACCCAGATCAGGTCAAGGTGTGGTTCATGGTCCAGAGGCTTCGCTATGGCATCAGCTGGGACTATAAAGACATTCTGGAGATGCAGAGGAAGCTGACTTTGAGCCGGGATAAGGAAGAAGCACACGACCGCAAAAAGGTAGCAGACGAAACAAGAAGAGATGAGAAGAAAGAGGTGAAAGAGTCTGgtggaaagaaaggaggaaag aaaaagatGATGAAGGACAAGGTGGAAAAGGAAACAACAAAGCAAGGGAATGAAAAGGAGTGGCCAGCATCCATCCAGACACAGAAAAATCTTTCCACTGGGGAGAAAAAAGGATCAAAAGCAAACAAAAGATCGCATTCAGACATGGTTCTAGGATCTGGTCCTGATCCAAGCAAGAACCCTTCACCAACGTCGGAAATCACCCCTGGTCTTAAGACTGTTGTAAGCCCCGTGAACAGCAGcgcacacagaaacacagacatcaAAAGCAGTGCAAAGACACGCTCTCAGCTGGCGGTGATGAGGTCGGTGTTCTGTAACTCCCAGTATCCAGACGCTGTGGAGTACGATCACCTGGCGCTGACGACCGGCCTCCAGCACCAGGTGTTGGTTCAGTGGTTCAACGACACACGCTACCGAATCAAGAAAGTCAAACCTCACTGGATGAACGAGGAGCAGCACAGTATCGCCCTGGCCAACATCAGGTGTCAGCAATACCTGAGAGCACTGGAAAAGGCTCGAATGAGTGAAGCTGACATCAGACACCAAACCAAGACTGAGGAGGAGAAGCTGTCCTGA
- the cideb gene encoding lipid transferase CIDEB, producing the protein MDTTSSFIKSVTKRVWSPTQRPFRVCSNDRQTRKGVTAGTLEELKERVCQALMLSLSALSSLSLVCEEDGTEVDSDEFLITLPDNTMLMALEPGQAWKPQAGALMAKSHNIDKPRTGKDIARVTFDLYKMSPKDVFGSLSVKATFQGLYSVSADFQCLGPKKILREALRLASALLQVAGHLLITSASMIRRIIEGAELWQPQRAEYSTTWN; encoded by the exons atGGATACCACATCTTCATTTATTAA ATCAGTGACCAAAAGAGTCTGGTCCCCAACACAGCGGCCCTTCAGAGTGTGTTCAAATGACAGGCAGACCAGGAAGGGAGTCACAGCCGGGACCCTGGAGGAGCTGAAAGAGAGG GTGTGCCAGGCGCTGATGCTGTCCCTGTCTGCATTGTCTTCTCTATCCCTGGTTTGTGAAGAGGACGGGACAGAGGTGGACTCAGATGAGTTCCTCATAACCCTACCAGACAACACCATGCTCATGGCCCTGGAGCCCGGGCAGGCATGGAAACCTCAGGCA GGTGCACTTATGGCCAAATCTCATAACATCGACAAGCCTCGCACCGGGAAGGACATAGCTCGTGTCACCTTTGACCTGTACAAGATGAGCCCCAAAGATGTGTTCGGCTCCCTGAGTGTGAAGGCCACGTTTCAAGGCCTGTACTCGGTCAGCGCTGACTTCCAGTGTCTGGGACCCAAGAAAATCCTCAG AGAAGCCCTGCGACTCGCCTCAGCCCTCCTTCAGGTAGCCGGACACCTGCTCATCACCTCCGCCTCCATGATACGCCGCATTATTGAAGGCGCTGAGCTGTGGCAGCCACAGAGAGCTGAATACTCCACCACCTGGAACTGA
- the tinf2 gene encoding TERF1-interacting nuclear factor 2, giving the protein MATQKSKQNDTALPFVALQLLAPPVRLVSAALWKVMKQRDVMQYGVVEEFVTSACETVPGLLTMRHQGKLALGLRARLILELCSTEPDAKLIEMHLKRICAPTASSSSSVKKDLKILKTVECFHSHVKILLSDPIERERYFKEEFPVEYGQKFDQELEKLLWEFLIRLDQFFPVPNLAQTVSWLSEVPLVLEECARAATQPQLLKILLEHQTCLGHLETAASLPPNMGDSILASLSLPPSGRAPSDQPTASKTTAMDHSATSGSYDIQTRHNAPIVSPIFGLISNDDIPIMSSAKRSQKSGENSEFTGLKQKQISKHNGEKEDTEEDVSMSKKTSGMKRKQPDEEDSEEDEEVLRLVRCGKKRSLENAARRSYRTNKNEEDEGQMSRTVLETRMAQHGVKNLPDDPSLSSVYASCLSSQPRVNIEKLSLTSVSTHTGDEAFDEQQQQTPRRKSPVKAPSQKPLKPDSSFPGFHDKENRPTLPDMSRSATRPRHNTEPLAPPGDSEDYVADSEDEATKNFKVRLFVKRYYKTKHGTYVPTLREFWKPGMNRRNLLSSTSKRR; this is encoded by the exons ATGGCCACACAGAAGTCTAAACAGAATG ACACCGCCCTTCCTTTCGTTGCTCTCCAGCTCCTGGCACCCCCTGTGCGTCTGGTGTCTGCAGCGCTATGGAAGGTGATGAAGCAGAGGGATGTGATGCAGTATGGGGTCGTGGAGGAGTTCGTGACATCAGCCTGCGAGACTGTGCCTGGACTGCTCACAATGAGGCACCAGGGCAAGCTGGCGCTGGGACTCAGAGCACGG TTAATCTTGGAGCTGTGCAGCACTGAGCCTGATGCGAAACTGATTGAAATGCATCTGAAAAGGATTTGTGCACCCACAGCCTCTTCATCTTCGTCAGTG AAAAAGGATctaaaaattctcaaaactgtggAATGTTTCCACTCTCATGTTAAAATATTGCTGTCAGACCCCATAGAGAGGGAACGGTACTTCAAG GAGGAATTTCCTGTGGAGTATGGCCAAAAGTTTGACCAGGAACTGGAGAAGCTGCTTTGGGAGTTTTTGATCCGTCTGGACCAGTTCTTTCCAGTTCCCAACCTAGCTCAG ACTGTGTCATGGCTCAGTGAAGTCCCTCTTGTGCTGGAGGAGTGTGCACGGGCAGCCACCCAGCCCCAGCTCCTGAAGATTTTACTGGAGCATCAGACCTGCCTGGGTCATCTGGAAACAGCAG cATCCCTTCCTCCAAACATGGGAGACTCCATCCTGGCTTCACTTTCTCTGCCACCATCCGGAAGAGCCCCTTCAGATCAGCCGACAGCATCTAAGACGACTGCCATGGACCACTCCGCTACCTCTGGGTCTTATGATATACAGACCCGACACAACGCGCCTATTGTTTCCCCCATTTTCGGACTGATATCTAATGACGACATACCAATCATGAGCTCTGCCAAAAGGTCACAGAAAAGTGGAGAGAACTCTGAATTCACTGGCCTTAAACAAAAGCAAATATCCAAACACAATGGAGAAAAAGAAGACACAGAGGAGGACGTGAGCATGTCAAAAAAAACCAGTGGAATGAAACGTAAACAGCCCGATGAAGAGGAcagtgaagaagacgaagaggtgTTGAGACTGGTCAGATGTGGGAAAAAGAGGAGTTTGGAAAACGCAGCACGCAGGAGCTACAGAACGAACAAGAACGAGGAAGACGAAGGACAAATGAGCAGAACGGTTCTGGAAACGCGTATGGCTCAGCATGGTGTCAAAAACCTGCCTGATGATCCGTCCCTGTCCTCCGTGTATGCCTCATGTCTGAGCAGCCAGCCCCGAGTTAACATCGAAAAACTGTCCCTGACTTCTGTTAGCACTCACACAGGAGACGAAGCCTTCgacgagcagcagcagcagactccGAGGAGAAAATCACCGGTGAAAGCCCCCTCGCAGAAACCTCTAAAGCCTGACTCTAGTTTTCCAGGCTTTCACGACAAAGA AAATCGACCTACGTTACCAGATATGAGCAGATCTGCGACACGACCACGACACAACACAG AGCCACTGGCCCCTCCAGGAGACAGCGAAGACTATGTAGCCGATTCTGAGGATGAAGCCACCAAGAACTTCAAAGTCagg CTCTTTGTCAAGCGTTACTATAAGACCAAACATGGCACATACGTTCCTACTCTTCGGGAGTTCTGGAAACCTGGGATGAACCGACGGAACT